The following proteins are co-located in the Solenopsis invicta isolate M01_SB chromosome 7, UNIL_Sinv_3.0, whole genome shotgun sequence genome:
- the LOC105201675 gene encoding heat shock protein 83: MEDKGQSSKEKVIRPKKSCDNIENYGFMVDSRFMSRVMSSLYSNSDIFLRELISNSSDALDKFSHKPPKEIDNTEELCIRIVLNEKNRTLTIIDNGIGMNRSQITNYLGIMARSGTKKAENKNYIGQFGIGFYSVFLVADKVTVTSQSRNHNQYILESSSTETFTVECGFDESLKRGTKVMLNIKDDKSKYLKEKFIKETVAKYFQLIKYPIKLLVQKEYDDAEYEVIHKVVEPFIIKHNINEEKNMCVYHLTVRRPLKFEAKLCIPNYKSYDLFDAKKSNVKLFSKNVLITDNCKEFIPDYLNFIEAIISSEDFSLHISREKLQFSKNLNYIRSNIETNALAVFEYMKAKNDIIYKKFYKFYSRNIKMGICEDSIYREKLLKLLIYRTSASGNEACSLKDYVDRMKQNQKYIYFITGETKKQVENSVFIEALKMRDIEVIYMTDPIDEFVVDKLQNFHGKPFMSVVRADLEFFENDDDRMKHLQKAARFERLCKIMQRILSDKVEKVVVSNRLITSPCCIVNSKYGWTANMEKVIKAQFLNTVPMNYSKAKMQFEINPDHDIIQKLLTNVNRENFNYASVEQFTILLFETACISSGFILEKPFVLTNIIYRMMN; this comes from the exons ATGGAAGACAAAGGCCAGTCATCAAAGGAGAAG gtGATTCGACCAAAAAAATCATGTGACAATATCGAGAACTATGGCTTCATGGTGGATTCTCGGTTCATGTCACGGGTCATGAGCAGTTTATACTCGAATTCGGATATTTTTCTCCGAGAATTAATTTCAAACTCCAGCGATGCTTTGGATAAGTTTTCTCATAAACCTCCCAAAGAAATTGATAACACAGAGGAATTATGCATCAGGATCGTTCTAAACGAGAAAAACCGTACTCTAACTATCATCGATAATGGTATTGGTATGAACAGATCACAAATTACCAACTATCTCGGAATAATGGCAAGATCTGGAACTAAAAAGGCTGAGAATAAGAATTATATCGGACAATTTGGCATAGGATTCTACTCCGTATTTCTTGTAGCTGATAAAGTAACTGTTACATCCCAGTCTCGTAACCACAATCAATATATTTTGGAGTCTAGTTCGACAGAAACTTTTACCGTTGAATGTGGCTTCGATGAATCATTGAAACGTGGTACAAAGGTTATGCTTAACATTAAGGACGACAAATCTAAATATctaaaagagaaatttatcaAGGAAACAGTcgcaaaatatttccaattaattaaatatccaaTCAAACTTCTCGTGCAGAAAGAATATGACGACGCGGAATATGAGGTGATCCATAAAGTAGTAGAGCCTTTCATTATCAAACATAACATTAATGAGGAGAAAAATATGTGTGTATACCATTTAACTGTGAGAAGGCCACTCAAATTCGAGGCTAAGCTCTGTATtccaaattataaatcataCGATCTTTTCGATGCAAAGaaaagtaatgtaaaattatttagtaaaaatgttCTTATTACGGACAACTGCAAAGAATTTATACCAGATTACTTGAACTTCATAGAGGCTATAATTAGCAGTGAAGATTTTTCCCTTCATATTTCTCGCGAAAAGTTGCAATTTAGCAAAAACTTGAATTATATTCGTAGCAACATTGAAACAAATGCCTTGGCTGTCTTCGAATATATGAAGGCAAAAAATGACATAATCTATAAGAagttctataaattttatagtagaAACATTAAAATGGGTATTTGCGAAGACAGCATCTATCGCGAAAAACTGTTAAAGCTTTTGATATATCGTACTTCTGCATCCGGTAACGAAGCGTGTTCGTTGAAGGATTATGTCGATAGGATGAAACAGAACCAAAAGTACATTTACTTCATCACTGGTGAGACTAAAAAGCAGGTAGAGAATAGCGTGTTCATCGAAGCTTTGAAGATGCGCGATATCGAAGTGATTTATATGACTGATCCCATTGACGAATTCGTAGTGGATAAGTTACAAAACTTTCATGGAAAACCTTTCATGTCTGTTGTCAGGGCTGACTTGGAGTTTTTCGAAAATGACGATGATAGAATGAAGCACCTGCAGAAAGCTGCCCGATTCGAGAGATTATGCAAAATCATGCAGAGGATTCTGAGCGATAAGGTGGAGAAGGTCGTGGTCTCCAACAGATTGATTACATCACCTTGCTGCATCGTAAACTCCAAATACGGTTGGACTGCTAATATGGAGAAGGTCATAAAGGCACAGTTCCTGAACACAGTGCCTATGAATTATTCGAAGGCGAAAATGCAGTTTGAAATCAATCCCGATCATGACATTATTCAAAAGCTCTTGACAAATGTTAATAGAGAAAATTTCAATTACGCAAGCGTAGAGCAATTCACAATCTTACTGTTCGAAACCGCCTGTATTTCGTCCGGCTTCATTCTGGAAAAACCTTTTGTGCTTACCAATATCATTTATCGTATGATGAACTAA
- the LOC105201674 gene encoding heat shock protein 83, translated as MESENQSENKNQQKLSKAKRNFRLDFQFKEWSIFNSLFSHTDIFLRELILNSINALDMVYYFPFIYGKEELVIQIIVNKANRTLTVIDNGIGMTKPQLINNLGVIARSGTKEFMESENRDYIDLFGIGFYSVFLVADKVTVTSKCYRGQQYIWESNSKQLTYSIKKLSHAGAKNRGTKVMLYIKDSEPMYLEESYIKKIIKQYFQFTKYPIQLLKEEVKTENNSTTRELITYEVFNKMESIFTKNIDRVTIKKNNMCIFHLSAKGELKFEALFYISKRTSFDLFKNNMKKKNEVKLYVGGVFITNCEELIPNSLNFINGVIYSEHLPLNIFRETIQCSKVLNLISKKIVQMFFNYIDVLVRDDYYKIFYKEYSKNIKMGIYEDSVNREKLLSLLRYHTSASNEECSLKDYVGRMKQNQKYIYFITGESIEQVENSVFIEALKMRDIEVIYMTDPIDEFLMEKLENFDGKPLMSVIRADMEFFESEAEKMKRMQKAAEFERLCEIMQKILSDKVEKVVVSNRLVTSPCCIVNSKYGWTVNMERIAKMQILHKMPVEYLMAKRQFEINPDHYIIQNFLTKVLTRDNDFDASFRNLVNLLYDTACILSGFILEEPTFVNNVHQLCLLYQGETL; from the exons ATGGAAAGCGAAAACCAGTCAGAAAACAAG aaTCAACAAAAACTATCCAAGGCAAAGCGTAACTTCCGGCTAGATTTTCAATTCAAGGAATGGTCCATTTTTAACAGTTTATTCTCGCATACCGATATTTTTCTCcgagaattaattttaaactctaTCAATGCTTTGGACATGGTTTATTATTTCCCTTTCATTTATGGGAAAGAAGAATTAGTCATCCAGATCATTGTGAACAAGGCGAACCGGACTCTGACTGTCATCGATAATGGTATTGGTATGACTAAACCTCAATTAATCAACAATCTCGGAGTGATAGCAAGATCTGGAACTAAAGAATTCATGGAGAGTGAAAATCGCGATTATATCGATTTATTTGGCATAGGCTTCTACTCCGTGTTTCTCGTAGCTGATAAAGTAACTGTTACATCTAAATGTTATAGAGGCCAACAATATATTTGGGAATCCAACTCAAAGCAATTAActtatagtattaaaaaactATCCCATGCTGGAGCAAAAAATCGTGGCACAAAGGTTATGCTTTACATTAAGGACAGTGAACCTATGTATTTAGAAGAGAGCTATATTAAGAAAATCATCAAGCAGTACTTTCAATTCACTAAATATCCGATCCAACTGCTGAAAGAAGAAGTTAAAACAGAGAACAATAGTACAACAAGAGAGTTAATAACATACGAAGTATTCAATAAGATGGAATCCATCTTTACCAAAAATATCGATCGTGTTACTATTAAGAAGAACAATATGTGCATATTTCATTTATCCGCGAAAGGAGAATTAAAATTCGAGGCTCTGTTCTATATTTCCAAACGTACGTCGTTTGACCTGTTCAAAAACAAtatgaagaagaaaaatgagGTCAAACTATACGTCGGGGGTGTTTTTATTACGAACTGCGAAGAATTAATACCAAATtccttaaattttataaacggCGTAATTTACAGTGAACATCTGCCCCTCAATATTTTTCGCGAAACGATACAATGtagtaaagttttaaatttgatcAGCAAGAAGATCGTACAGATGTTTTTCAACTATATCGACGTACTGGTAAGAGACGACTACTATAAGATCTTCTACAAAGAATATAGTAAGAACATAAAAATGGGTATTTATGAGGACAGTGTCAATCGTGAAAAACTGTTAAGCCTTCTGAGATATCACACTTCTGCATCCAACGAGGAGTGTTCATTGAAGGATTATGTTGGTAGGATGAAGCAGAAccaaaaatacatttacttcATCACTGGTGAGAGTATAGAGCAGGTAGAGAATAGCGTGTTCATCGAAGCTTTGAAGATGCGCGATATCGAAGTGATTTATATGACTGATCCCATTGACGAATTCCTAATGGAAAAGCTGGAGAACTTTGATGGAAAACCTTTGATGTCTGTTATCAGAGCCGACATGGAGTTTTTTGAAAGTGAGGCCGAGAAAATGAAGCGCATGCAGAAAGCTGCCGAATTCGAGAGATTATGCGAAATCATGCAGAAGATTCTGAGCGATAAGGTGGAGAAGGTCGTGGTCTCCAACAGATTGGTTACATCACCTTGCTGCATTGTAAACTCGAAATATGGCTGGACTGTCAATATGGAGAGGATCGCAAAGATGCAAATCCTACATAAAATGCCTGTGGAATATTTGATGGCGAAGAGACAGTTTGAGATTAACCCCGATCATTACAtcattcagaattttttgacaaaagTCCTTACTAGAGATAACGATTTCGACGCAAGCTTCAGGAATCTCGTAAACCTATTGTATGATACTGCATGTATTTTGTCCGGTTTCATTTTGGAAGAACCCACGTTCGTCAATAATGTTCATCAACTGTGTTTGTTGTACCAAGGAGAAACATTATGA
- the LOC105201673 gene encoding 28S ribosomal protein S36, mitochondrial isoform X2: MMASKAWKVVQPHVPMIKFRKGGINRAVTGTTAATSARSGSVQMQQSAGGATGPQVIALPTIEDIHLPPRYQRRPIDQKEIEYINRGGPE; this comes from the exons atgatggCAAGCAAGGCTTGGAAG GTGGTCCAGCCGCACGTGCCGATGATCAAGTTTCGCAAGGGCGGCATCAATCGCGCAG TTACGGGCACGACAGCAGCGACATCTGCGCGGTCAGGGTCGGTGCAGATGCAGCAAAGCGCGGGTGGTGCGACGGGGCCCCAGGTGATCGCTCTACCGACGATAGAGGACATTCATCTACCGCCACGGTATCAGAGGCGACCGATAGATCAAAAGGAAATAGAATATATCAAC CGTGGTGGACCAGAGTGA
- the LOC105201673 gene encoding 28S ribosomal protein S36, mitochondrial isoform X1: MMASKAWKVVQPHVPMIKFRKGGINRAAVTGTTAATSARSGSVQMQQSAGGATGPQVIALPTIEDIHLPPRYQRRPIDQKEIEYINRGGPE; encoded by the exons atgatggCAAGCAAGGCTTGGAAG GTGGTCCAGCCGCACGTGCCGATGATCAAGTTTCGCAAGGGCGGCATCAATCGCGCAG CAGTTACGGGCACGACAGCAGCGACATCTGCGCGGTCAGGGTCGGTGCAGATGCAGCAAAGCGCGGGTGGTGCGACGGGGCCCCAGGTGATCGCTCTACCGACGATAGAGGACATTCATCTACCGCCACGGTATCAGAGGCGACCGATAGATCAAAAGGAAATAGAATATATCAAC CGTGGTGGACCAGAGTGA
- the LOC105201676 gene encoding protein rpi-1 isoform X2, producing MAEITDFGPRKTFFILAIVFGCFTVLWPKILHPMFVGFVTPHHSDSSVCCEVIFESDVTAVDIMQEMCQNILRHHPVDPRVRDALKLSKLTPQTASLCREEVLARCGIDLSSFLAERESLGKTYKQVLEEIRSFNSSLCLKMNFGVPLSQLGTPHLIRYHILMPHNTIPQERRPPPHAGGMHPALRERGRAIPTSHIVPKIMDRTTDHIIPKMRPPLGGAGHVVPAPKGNSTMGIIMPLYTIGIVLFFMYTIIKVLKKNSDSEIISEYPGAAAEKEFRKMVFSPEALATAMTGGTFHYPRERSPHSRSAPTIEELNDLDGSPKSNGLAGVNRGSKEDTADQESHSRESEELDAAEQSPTVKVMGMEMTASCESGQKCSRPTTPIIPTPSNIEREKTPPTPIYLEGALPPQCELLVTDSETQAEKSEDDDDAPVVLSGKMTLSVISLDQIPADSVIEEPDEKRTNVVDTQKEIWDVKDEKNAILQKEKNEENRKMNEEEYEEEEEEEEMEQKEKKVEEQEEEEYEEEEYEEEEYEEEEEQEGEEEEEEEEEEEEEKQEEEEEEEKQEEEEEEEKQEEEEDEEAEEEDEDEEEQEQEDEEEEEEGDEMDD from the exons ATGGCAGAGATAACGGATTTCGGACCgagaaaaacgttttttatactCGCGATCGTGTTCGGCTGCTTCACGGTGCTGTGGCCGAAAATTCTGCACCCTATGTTCGTAGGATTTGTCACTCCACATCACTCGGACAGCTCGG TGTGCTGCGAAGTGATATTTGAAAGCGATGTCACCGCAGTGGATATCATGCAAGAGATGTGTCAAAACATATTGAGGCACCATCCGGTAGATCCACGCGTGAGGGATGCGTTAAAGCTTAGCAAGTTGACCCCTCAGACTGCAAGCCTGTGTAGAGAGGAGGTTCTAGCCAGATGTGGTATAGATCTGTCATCCTTTCTCGCAGAAAGGGAGAGCCTGGGAAAAACCTATAAACAAGTGTTGGAGGAAATTAGATCGTTCAATAGCTCTCTTTGCCTTAAAATGAATTTCGGTGTGCCACTGTCCCAATTGGGGACACCTCACCTTATCAGATATCATATCTTGATGCCGCACA ATACTATACCACAGGAACGTCGCCCTCCTCCTCATGCAGGTGGAATGCATCCTGCgctgagagagagaggaagagccATACCAACCTCTCATATTGTTCCAAAAATAATGGATAGGACAACTGACCACATAATACCAAAAATGAGGCCACCTCTCGGTGGTGCCGGTCACGTTGTTCCAGCACCCAAAGGAAACAGCACAATGGGGATCATTATGCCGCTATACACAATAGGAATAGTCTTGTTTTTCATGTACACCATTATTAAG GTTCTGAAGAAGAATTCCGACAGCGAGATTATTTCGGAATACCCGGGAGCAGCTGCCGAGAAGGAGTTTCGGAAAATGGTATTCAGTCCAGAAGCTCTTGCTACTGCGATGACTGGAGGTACCTTTCATTATCCAAGAGAAAGATCACCGCACTCCAGGTCTGCTCCAACTATCGAAGAATTAAACGATC TAGATGGGTCTCCAAAGTCCAATGGTCTGGCAGGGGTCAATCGCGGCTCTAAG GAGGACACTGCAGACCAGGAATCACATAGTAGGGAAAGTGAAGAGTTAGATGCAGCAGAGCAATCGCCAACAGTTAAAGTTATGGGTATGGAAATGACAGCTAGTTGCGAAAGTGGGCAGAAATGCAGCAGACCCACTACTCCTATTATTCCTACACCAAG TAatattgaaagagaaaaaacacCACCAACGCCTATATATTTAGAGGGTGCCCTTCCACCGCAATGTGAATTACTAGTAACGGATTCAGAAACTCAAGCTGAAAAATcagaggacgacgacgacgctccAGTTGTTCTCTCAGGCAAAATGACTCTCTCTGTCATCAGTCTCGACCAGATTCCAGCT GATTCGGTGATTGAAGAACCAGATGAAAAGAGAACAAATGTTGTGGATACCCAAAAGGAAATTTGGGATGTAAAAGATGAGAAAAACGCAATACTGCAAAAggagaaaaatgaagaaaatagaaaaatgaatGAAGAGGAAtacgaagaagaagaggaagaagaagaaatggaaCAAAAGGAGAAAAAAGTAGAAGAACAAGAGGAAGAGGAGTATGAAGAAGAAGAGTATGAAGAAGAGGAAtatgaagaagaagaggaacaGGAAGgtgaggaggaagaagaagaagaggaagaagaggaggaagagaaacaggaagaagaagaggaggaagagaaacaggaagaagaagaggaggaagagaaacaggaagaagaagaagacgaagaagcaGAAGAGGAAGATGAAGATGAGGAAGAGCAAGAgcaagaagatgaagaagaggaggaagaagggGATGAAATGGATGActga
- the LOC105201676 gene encoding caldesmon isoform X1, giving the protein MAEITDFGPRKTFFILAIVFGCFTVLWPKILHPMFVGFVTPHHSDSSVCCEVIFESDVTAVDIMQEMCQNILRHHPVDPRVRDALKLSKLTPQTASLCREEVLARCGIDLSSFLAERESLGKTYKQVLEEIRSFNSSLCLKMNFGVPLSQLGTPHLIRYHILMPHNTIPQERRPPPHAGGMHPALRERGRAIPTSHIVPKIMDRTTDHIIPKMRPPLGGAGHVVPAPKGNSTMGIIMPLYTIGIVLFFMYTIIKVLKKNSDSEIISEYPGAAAEKEFRKMVFSPEALATAMTGGTFHYPRERSPHSRSAPTIEELNDQAAGDIEIDQLRQRLVETEAAMERIVVQMGNIRSVKHKSSSQPETKEDTADQESHSRESEELDAAEQSPTVKVMGMEMTASCESGQKCSRPTTPIIPTPSNIEREKTPPTPIYLEGALPPQCELLVTDSETQAEKSEDDDDAPVVLSGKMTLSVISLDQIPADSVIEEPDEKRTNVVDTQKEIWDVKDEKNAILQKEKNEENRKMNEEEYEEEEEEEEMEQKEKKVEEQEEEEYEEEEYEEEEYEEEEEQEGEEEEEEEEEEEEEKQEEEEEEEKQEEEEEEEKQEEEEDEEAEEEDEDEEEQEQEDEEEEEEGDEMDD; this is encoded by the exons ATGGCAGAGATAACGGATTTCGGACCgagaaaaacgttttttatactCGCGATCGTGTTCGGCTGCTTCACGGTGCTGTGGCCGAAAATTCTGCACCCTATGTTCGTAGGATTTGTCACTCCACATCACTCGGACAGCTCGG TGTGCTGCGAAGTGATATTTGAAAGCGATGTCACCGCAGTGGATATCATGCAAGAGATGTGTCAAAACATATTGAGGCACCATCCGGTAGATCCACGCGTGAGGGATGCGTTAAAGCTTAGCAAGTTGACCCCTCAGACTGCAAGCCTGTGTAGAGAGGAGGTTCTAGCCAGATGTGGTATAGATCTGTCATCCTTTCTCGCAGAAAGGGAGAGCCTGGGAAAAACCTATAAACAAGTGTTGGAGGAAATTAGATCGTTCAATAGCTCTCTTTGCCTTAAAATGAATTTCGGTGTGCCACTGTCCCAATTGGGGACACCTCACCTTATCAGATATCATATCTTGATGCCGCACA ATACTATACCACAGGAACGTCGCCCTCCTCCTCATGCAGGTGGAATGCATCCTGCgctgagagagagaggaagagccATACCAACCTCTCATATTGTTCCAAAAATAATGGATAGGACAACTGACCACATAATACCAAAAATGAGGCCACCTCTCGGTGGTGCCGGTCACGTTGTTCCAGCACCCAAAGGAAACAGCACAATGGGGATCATTATGCCGCTATACACAATAGGAATAGTCTTGTTTTTCATGTACACCATTATTAAG GTTCTGAAGAAGAATTCCGACAGCGAGATTATTTCGGAATACCCGGGAGCAGCTGCCGAGAAGGAGTTTCGGAAAATGGTATTCAGTCCAGAAGCTCTTGCTACTGCGATGACTGGAGGTACCTTTCATTATCCAAGAGAAAGATCACCGCACTCCAGGTCTGCTCCAACTATCGAAGAATTAAACGATC AAGCGGCAGGAGACATAGAGATAGATCAACTGAGACAACGTTTGGTCGAGACCGAAGCAGCCATGGAAAGAATTGTTGTCCAGATGGGCAACATACGTTCAGTAAAGCATAAGTCGAGCTCACAGCCAGAAACCAAG GAGGACACTGCAGACCAGGAATCACATAGTAGGGAAAGTGAAGAGTTAGATGCAGCAGAGCAATCGCCAACAGTTAAAGTTATGGGTATGGAAATGACAGCTAGTTGCGAAAGTGGGCAGAAATGCAGCAGACCCACTACTCCTATTATTCCTACACCAAG TAatattgaaagagaaaaaacacCACCAACGCCTATATATTTAGAGGGTGCCCTTCCACCGCAATGTGAATTACTAGTAACGGATTCAGAAACTCAAGCTGAAAAATcagaggacgacgacgacgctccAGTTGTTCTCTCAGGCAAAATGACTCTCTCTGTCATCAGTCTCGACCAGATTCCAGCT GATTCGGTGATTGAAGAACCAGATGAAAAGAGAACAAATGTTGTGGATACCCAAAAGGAAATTTGGGATGTAAAAGATGAGAAAAACGCAATACTGCAAAAggagaaaaatgaagaaaatagaaaaatgaatGAAGAGGAAtacgaagaagaagaggaagaagaagaaatggaaCAAAAGGAGAAAAAAGTAGAAGAACAAGAGGAAGAGGAGTATGAAGAAGAAGAGTATGAAGAAGAGGAAtatgaagaagaagaggaacaGGAAGgtgaggaggaagaagaagaagaggaagaagaggaggaagagaaacaggaagaagaagaggaggaagagaaacaggaagaagaagaggaggaagagaaacaggaagaagaagaagacgaagaagcaGAAGAGGAAGATGAAGATGAGGAAGAGCAAGAgcaagaagatgaagaagaggaggaagaagggGATGAAATGGATGActga
- the LOC105201676 gene encoding DNA ligase 1 isoform X3, whose protein sequence is MAEITDFGPRKTFFILAIVFGCFTVLWPKILHPMFVGFVTPHHSDSSDTIPQERRPPPHAGGMHPALRERGRAIPTSHIVPKIMDRTTDHIIPKMRPPLGGAGHVVPAPKGNSTMGIIMPLYTIGIVLFFMYTIIKVLKKNSDSEIISEYPGAAAEKEFRKMVFSPEALATAMTGGTFHYPRERSPHSRSAPTIEELNDQAAGDIEIDQLRQRLVETEAAMERIVVQMGNIRSVKHKSSSQPETKEDTADQESHSRESEELDAAEQSPTVKVMGMEMTASCESGQKCSRPTTPIIPTPSNIEREKTPPTPIYLEGALPPQCELLVTDSETQAEKSEDDDDAPVVLSGKMTLSVISLDQIPADSVIEEPDEKRTNVVDTQKEIWDVKDEKNAILQKEKNEENRKMNEEEYEEEEEEEEMEQKEKKVEEQEEEEYEEEEYEEEEYEEEEEQEGEEEEEEEEEEEEEKQEEEEEEEKQEEEEEEEKQEEEEDEEAEEEDEDEEEQEQEDEEEEEEGDEMDD, encoded by the exons ATGGCAGAGATAACGGATTTCGGACCgagaaaaacgttttttatactCGCGATCGTGTTCGGCTGCTTCACGGTGCTGTGGCCGAAAATTCTGCACCCTATGTTCGTAGGATTTGTCACTCCACATCACTCGGACAGCTCGG ATACTATACCACAGGAACGTCGCCCTCCTCCTCATGCAGGTGGAATGCATCCTGCgctgagagagagaggaagagccATACCAACCTCTCATATTGTTCCAAAAATAATGGATAGGACAACTGACCACATAATACCAAAAATGAGGCCACCTCTCGGTGGTGCCGGTCACGTTGTTCCAGCACCCAAAGGAAACAGCACAATGGGGATCATTATGCCGCTATACACAATAGGAATAGTCTTGTTTTTCATGTACACCATTATTAAG GTTCTGAAGAAGAATTCCGACAGCGAGATTATTTCGGAATACCCGGGAGCAGCTGCCGAGAAGGAGTTTCGGAAAATGGTATTCAGTCCAGAAGCTCTTGCTACTGCGATGACTGGAGGTACCTTTCATTATCCAAGAGAAAGATCACCGCACTCCAGGTCTGCTCCAACTATCGAAGAATTAAACGATC AAGCGGCAGGAGACATAGAGATAGATCAACTGAGACAACGTTTGGTCGAGACCGAAGCAGCCATGGAAAGAATTGTTGTCCAGATGGGCAACATACGTTCAGTAAAGCATAAGTCGAGCTCACAGCCAGAAACCAAG GAGGACACTGCAGACCAGGAATCACATAGTAGGGAAAGTGAAGAGTTAGATGCAGCAGAGCAATCGCCAACAGTTAAAGTTATGGGTATGGAAATGACAGCTAGTTGCGAAAGTGGGCAGAAATGCAGCAGACCCACTACTCCTATTATTCCTACACCAAG TAatattgaaagagaaaaaacacCACCAACGCCTATATATTTAGAGGGTGCCCTTCCACCGCAATGTGAATTACTAGTAACGGATTCAGAAACTCAAGCTGAAAAATcagaggacgacgacgacgctccAGTTGTTCTCTCAGGCAAAATGACTCTCTCTGTCATCAGTCTCGACCAGATTCCAGCT GATTCGGTGATTGAAGAACCAGATGAAAAGAGAACAAATGTTGTGGATACCCAAAAGGAAATTTGGGATGTAAAAGATGAGAAAAACGCAATACTGCAAAAggagaaaaatgaagaaaatagaaaaatgaatGAAGAGGAAtacgaagaagaagaggaagaagaagaaatggaaCAAAAGGAGAAAAAAGTAGAAGAACAAGAGGAAGAGGAGTATGAAGAAGAAGAGTATGAAGAAGAGGAAtatgaagaagaagaggaacaGGAAGgtgaggaggaagaagaagaagaggaagaagaggaggaagagaaacaggaagaagaagaggaggaagagaaacaggaagaagaagaggaggaagagaaacaggaagaagaagaagacgaagaagcaGAAGAGGAAGATGAAGATGAGGAAGAGCAAGAgcaagaagatgaagaagaggaggaagaagggGATGAAATGGATGActga